The segment CGAGTTCCTCGACGGGCGTCGCGTCGGGAATGCGCACGGTGAGGGTGTCGCCGGCGCGCAGGATCTCGGCGGCGCGGGTGGGGGCGCCGTTGCGAAGGATCTCGCCGGACTCGAGCAGGGTCTTCGTTCGCGAGCGGGAGAGGCCCTCGATCGCGGTGGCGACGAAGCGGTCGAGGCGCACGCCGGCGGTCTCGGGCACAATTTCAAATTGGTGGGTCTGCATGGTGTCGGGCGCGGGTTTCGGCGATTGCCGGAGACAGGTGGCCGCGGTAGAGTTCCGGGCATGTCTGACGCGATCGAGCCGATTGTGGAGCCGTGCCCCTCCTGCGGCCAGTCAATTGACGTGACCGGCCTCGCGCCTTTTTCGGAAGTGGCCTGCCCTTCGTGCGGAAAGACAATGCGAGCCCGCATCCAGTTCAACCACTTCACGCTGCTCGAGCTGCTCGGCGAGGGCGGAATGGGCTCCGTTTACAAGGCGCTCGACCGCAATCTCGATCGCAAGGTCGCGCTGAAGATTCTCAAGGCAGATGCCGCCTCGACCGAGGCGGACTGGGAAAAACTCGCGACCGAGGCGCGAATGACGGCGGCAGTGAATCATCCGAACGTCGTGAAGGTCTACTCCTTCGGCGAAGATCACGGGCAGTTCTACCTCGCGATGGAGCTGGTCGAAAAGGGGTCGCTCGATGGCCTCATGCTCCTGCAGACGCGGCTTTCCGAGATGCACGTGCTCGACCTCGCGATCCAGGCGACCGAGGGCCTGCGCGCGGCCTACGAGGTGGGCCTCATCCATCGCGACATCAAGCCGGGGAACATCCTTTTCGCGAACGCGAAACTCGCGAAGGTCGTGGACTTCGGTCTCGCGCGGGTGATGGACGAGGGGGCGCAGGAGGCCGGCGAGATCTGGGGCACGCCCTTTTACGTGGCGCCGGAGAAACTCGACGGGCGGCCGGAGGATTTCCGCAGCGACATCTACAGCCTCGGCGGGACGTTGTTTCACGCGTTGTCGGGCCGTCCGCCGTTCGATGCGAAGACGGCCTCGATGGTCGTGCTCAAACACATCAAGAGCCAGGCGGTGAGCCTGCAGGCCTTCGCGCCAGGCATCTCCGACGAGACCGCCTACGTGATCAACCGGATGCTCAACAAGGATCCGGACCAGCGTTACGCCTCGCACGAGGAACTCCTCCAGCATCTTCACTACGCCCGCCAGCAATTGCAGGAGCGCACCTCGAAGCTGAATGGTGCGAACGAGGCCCGCAGCCCGTATCCACCGCGCCAGGGCACGCGCCCGCTGCTCATCGGCATGTGGACCGCGGCCGCCTCGCTCGCTCTCGCCGCCTGCGTCGGCGTCCTGATTTCCCTGCGAAGTCCGCATCCCGGGGCCGCATCGGGCGTCACGTCCGGCCCCGAAGCCGCCCTCGTCGCCCAGGGCCGCACGGCGCTCAATGCCCGGAAGTTCGACGAAGCCGTCGAGCGTTTCACCGCGGCGGTGACCGCCGCCGGCACGAAGCAGCCGGAGCGCAACTGGGCGCTGGCACAGTTGGCTCTCGCCACCACGCTCGGAGGGAAGGGAGCGCCTGCGCGGGACACCTTCGCGGCCCTCGCCAGGGACGGAATTTTCAATCCCGAGCTCACCGCGCAGCCGCTTGGCCGGCTTTTCATCGACCTCGGTCGGTCCCTCGAGGGCGACGAGGTCGTTCCCGCTGCCGACGCCGAAAAGTGGTCGACCACCGACGCGGACGCATTTGCGTTGCTGGCGTTCGGCATGAAGGATTGGACCGCCGGACGGGTGGCCGATGGCGGGGCGTTCCTGGAACGGTTTGCCCGCGCGACGCCGCCGGCGCCGAATCGCTGGATCGCGGATTTTCGACCGCTGACGGAGCCGTATCTCGCGGAATATCGCAACTTCCTCGAGCTGCAGGCTCTTGTGAAGAACGCGACGAAGGCCTCGGCCGCGAGCCTGCTCGTGAAAATCGAAAAGGCGAAGGAACAGGTAAAAACCGGTCCGCCGATGATTGCGCAACTCGACGCGCTTGCGCAGGGGCTGCCGCTCGACTGAGGGCGCGGGTGGACAGCGGCATTTCCAGGGCTACATTCCGGCCATGAGCAGCGACCCGCTGAAACTGACGCCCGAGCAGATTCATCAAAAACTCACGGAATTTCTGCGCTCCGGCTTTGGCGCGAAGACCGCCGACGCCCCGGCGGGCGAGGACGAAGACGAGGACGACGATCTCGACGATGAAGAGGACGAGGACCTGTTCGAGTTCAATTTCAAGCCGCGCGACATCAAGCGCCATCTCGATCGGTTCGTCATCAAGCAGGACGAGGCGAAGAAAGTCCTGAGCATCGCCGTCTGCGACCACTACAACCACGCGCGCCATGCCCGGCGCGTGCTCGACGAAGATCCCGAGGCGCTCATCGAATACGCGAAGCAGAACGTCCTGCTGGTCGGTCCGACCGGTGTCGGCAAGACCTATCTCGTGAAACACATTGCCGAGCTGATCGGGGTGCCGTTCGTGAAAGCCGACGCGACGAAATTCAGCGAGACCGGCTACGTCGGCGGCGATGTGGAAGACCTCGTGCGCGAGCTCGTTCACAAGGCCGACGGCAATATTGCCCTCGCGGAGCACGGCATCATCTACATCGACGAGATCGACAAGATCGCCAGCTCCGCGAATGGCTCCGGTCGCGACGTGAGCGGGCGAGGGGTGCAGACCACCCTCCTCAAGCTCATGGAGGAAACCGAGGTGCCGGTGCGAAATCCGATGGACCTCCAGGCGCAGGTGAAGGCCGCTTTCGAAATGCAGCGCAACGGCGGCGAGGCCTCGCGCGACTCGATCAACACGCGACACATCCTTTTCATCGTGAGCGGCGCCTTCGACAAGCTCGACGAGCAGGTGCGCCTGCGTCTCCGGCAGGCGCGAATGGGCTTCGGCGCCGAGCCGGCCACGCTCAAGGAAAACGCGACGCTCCTCCGCGACGCCACCACGCGGGATTTTGTCAGCTACGGCATGGAGCCGGAGTTCATCGGCCGCCTGCCGGTGCGCGTCGTCTGCGACCCGCTCGGCGCGGAGGATTTGTTCGAGATCCTCAAGCGCTCCGAGGGCAGCATCATTCGTCAATACGAGCGCGCATTTCGCGCCTACGGGATCGAGGTGCTCTTCGAGGACGATGCCCTGCACCGCATCGCCGAGGTCGCGGAGCAGGAAAAGACCGGCGCCCGCGGCCTGCTCACGGTCTGCGAACGCCTCCTGCGCGACTACAAATACGAATTGCCCGACTCGGGCGTCACGTCCTTCACGGTGAGCGAGGGCCTCGTTGCGGATCCCGCCGCAGCCCTGCGCGCCCTGCTCGACAGTGGTCACGCCGAGAAGGAGAAGGCGCTCGGGGCCATCGTCGACGAGTTCGCCCAGCGGTTCCGCGATCAGCACGAGCTCGACATCAGTTTCGAGCCCGAGGCCGCCACGGCCCTCGTCGCCCGCGCCCTTGCCGAGAATGGCGGAGTCCGCGAGCTCTGCGAGGCGCTGTTCAAGGATTACCAGTTCGGCCTCAAACTCATCCGGAAGAATAGCGGTCGGCGCGAGTTCCGCATTCCCCGTCGCGCCGTGGAAGATCCCGACGGCGTGCTGAGCGAATGGGTGGTGGAATCCTATCGCAATGCACGGGAGAATGAGACAGATTCTCCCTCTTCCCCATGAGATATTTCAAGGCCACCCTGCTTATCGGCACGATCGCGGTGCTCGCGGTGCTCGTGCTCGACGCCACCGGCTGGATTCACCCGCTCGAACTCCTCGCCTCCCAGCTCCTCACGCGATTCTCCCCCACCGGCACGCTGGTGCCCACCTCGCACGCGTTCGTGCTCATCGTGTCGGCCATCATCGGCTTTGCCTGCGCCTGGACCACGGTGGACATCTCCCGGCCAGCGGGAAAGACGGCCGTGGCATTCAGCGGCATCTTTTTGCTGCTGAGCAGCGCCGTCGTCGTCGCGCTCTACGGCGTCTTTTTCTCGCCGTTCCAGGCCGTGATCGCCGCTTTCTTCAGTTACGTGATCGGCATGTTCTACGGCCGCAGCGACTCGGGCGCCCGCAAGCGCGTCCTGCAGCGGCTTTTCGGCAACCGCATCTCGAAGCCGCAATTCGCCCGGCTGGTGGATTCCAACCATCCGCTCAGCTTCCCGGGCACCGAGCAGAGTGCGACCGTCGTCGTCTGCGAGGTCCACAATCACGTCGAGCTCCTCGAAAGCCTCAGCCCCGAGGACTACGTGGCCATGACGAATCTTTACCTGAAGACCGCGTCGAACTACCTCGTCGACGCCGGCGGTTATCTCGACGAATGCGGCGGCGAAAGCCTGCGCGTGGTCTTCGGGGCGCCGATCACTCGCGCCGATCACGCCGTCGCCGCGTGCCGGGCCGCGCTCGAGCTGGCCGCCCGCGTCGACACGCTCAACAAGGAATGCGACGCCCGCTGGCATCAGCGCCTCGACTTCCGCGTGGGCATCAACTCCGGCGCGATGATCGCCGCGGCCTATGGCGGGGAGCGCCTCGGCTCGTTCAGCGTGGCCGGGCCGGCCGTGGAATTTGCCCGTCGCCTCTGCGCCGCCGGGGCGAACTACGGCTGCCGCATTCTCGTCGGCCCGGAAACTTACGCCGAGGCCCACGACTTCGTCGAAGGCCGCCCGATCGAACTGCTCCGCCGTGCCGATGGCCGTCGCATCGAGCTCTACGAGGTCCTCGCCCCGGTGAATGCGCTTTCGCCCGAGCGCGCCCGCAGCCGCGAGCACTTCTGGAAGGGCGTCATCTACTACCGCGATCGTCGCTGGGACCTCGCGATGGAGGAATTCTCCAAGGCCCGCATCACCGGCATTCCCGATCCCGGCCTCGACGCCTACGTGATGCGCACCGAGCGCGCGCGCCGCGGCGATACTTCCGCGCCGCTTACGCCCGCCGTCCTCGCGGAAATCAGCTGAGCCGCGTCCTGTCCTTGAAGCCGGTCGATTATCCCGAGCCGTTCCAGCAGCTCGCGCGGCAACTCCGCCGGCTGCCCTCGATCGGCCCGCGCAGCGCAGAGCGCATCGCCCTCTGGCTGACAGCCTCGCCGGATGCCCACAGCGAGGCGTTGATCGATGCCCTCTCCGTCGCCGCCCGTGAGGTGCGTCCCTGCGAACGCTGCGGCTTTTTCGCAACGGATCCCGAATGCGTGATCTGCATGGATCCCGAACGCGGCGGCCGCGAAATCTGCGTCGTGGAAACCGCGACCGACGTGCTGCCGGTGGAGCGGACGGGATTTTTTACGGGCCGTTACCACGCGCTCGGCGGCCGCCTTGCGCCCCTGGAAAATGTCGGCCCCGAGGACCTGCGGATCGACGCCCTCGTGGCCCGGATCGCCGACGAGCAACCGACGGAAATCATCCTCGCACTCGCCTCCGACGTGGAAGGCGAAGCCACCGCCAATTACCTCGCCGAGGTGCTCGCGAGCGCGGCTCCCGGCATCCGGGTGAGCCGGCTGGCGCAGGGGCTGCCGGCGGGTGGGGGACTCGAGCACGCCGACCAGCTCACCCTCCAGCGCGCGCTCGTCGGTCGCATCGGAATGCGGCGCTGATTGCGTTTCGACCCATTTTACGCCACCTTCTCCGCCAGCGATGTCCTGCTCGAAGATCGATCCCACTCTGCACCAAGCCAAGAAGCCCGAATGGATCAAGGTGCGCCTGCCCTCGAATCCCGTTTTCTTCTCCACGAAGGGCCTTATTTCCGACCTGAAGCTTCACACGGTCTGCGAGAGCGCCCAGTGCCCGAATCGCTGGGAATGCTGGAGCCAGGGCACGGCCACTTTCATGATCGCCGGCGAACGCTGCACGCGCGCCTGCGGTTTCTGCGCCGTGGACACGGCGAAGCCCTTCGCCCTCGAGGCCGATGAGCCCCAGCGCGTCGCCGAGGCCATCCGCCGCCTCAGGCTCAAGCACGTCGTCATCACCGCCGTTGCCCGCGACGACCTCGCCGACGGCGGCGCGGACCACTTCGCGCAGACGATCGAGGCCGTGCGTGGCGTCGATCCGGAAATCATCATCGAGGTGCTCACACCCGACTTCAATGGCAAGGAAGGCCCGCTCCAGACGGTGCTCGACGCAAAGCCGCACGTCTTCAATCACAACCTCGAGACCGTCGAGCGCCTCACTCCGCTCGTCCGTTCCCGCGCGAAATACCGGCTCTCGCTCGACTTCCTCAAGCGCGCGAAGGAGCTCGATCCGAACGTCGTCACCAAGAGCGGCCTGATGCTCGGTCTTGGCGAAACCGAGACCGAGATCTTCGAGGCCATGGACGACCTTCGCGAGGCGAACGTCCAGGTGCTCACGATGGGCCAATACCTGCGTCCGACTCCGAATCATCTGCCCGTCGTCGAATACATCCGCCCCGAGACGTTCGATCTCTACCGCGAGATCGCGACGAACAAGGGCTTCGAATACGTGGCCAGCGGCCCGCTCGTTCGCAGCTCCTACCACGCGGCGGATTACAATCCGGTCAAGCGCCCGGCCTGATTTCGCTTCCGCCTGTAACAACGGGCGACAAATGCTTATGGGGAAGGGGACGCCATGCCGCCTTCCTCCGCCAATGCCCGGCCGCTCTTCGTCACGACGCGCTGGTCGATCGTCCTTGCGGCACGCGCGGGGAACTCCGACGGCGCGGCGCTCGAGACCCTGTGCCGGACGTATTGGTATCCGCTCTACGCCTTCGTGCGCAGTCGCGGACATGCGCCAGCCGATGCGCAGGACCTCACCCAGGAATTCTTTGCCAGGCTGCTGACGCGCAATTACCTCGATGCCGTCTCGCCGGATCGCGGCCGCTTCCGCACATTCCTCCGGATGGCGCTGCAGCGCTTCCTCGCAAACGAATGGGATCGCGCGCGGACCCGGAAACGGGGCGGCGAATGCGTGCACGTGCCCTTCGACACCGTGATCGCCGAACGCCGCCTGAGCGATGAGCGCGACCACACCCTGCCGCCGGATCGCACGTTTGACCGGCGCTGGGCGCAGGCGCTGCTGGACGATGCCGCGATGCGCCTGGAGACCGAATACCGCGCCGCCGGCAAGGCCGCGGAATTTTCCGCACTGAAGCCGCATCTCACGGCCGGGCGAGGCGAAATTCCCTACGCCGAGATTGCGAAGGCCCTCCAGACTACGGAGGGTGCGGCGCGGGTCGCGATTCATCGGCTGCGCCGGCGATTTCGGGAGCGCTTCCGCGAAGCGGTGGCCGACACGGTCGTGACGCCGGAGGAATTCGAGATGGAAATGCGCGAAGTGCTCGACGTGCTGGGAAACCGGTAACAACCGGCCGGAGAAACTGATTACGCAGGCATGAGCGAATCCTCTTTTTGTCCTCAATGCGGCGCGGCGCTGTCGACCGGCGGAATCTGCGCGACCTGCGCCGCGAACTTTCTGCAAGGCGAGCCCACGGTCGCTCCGGGCGAGCCGTTCGTGCCACCGAGCGTCGAGGAACTCGCCGCCAGATTTCCTCGTCTCGAGATCCTGGAGCTCATTGGTCGCGGTGGCATGGGGGCGGTTTACCGGGCACGGCAGCGGGAGCTCGACCGCATCGTCGCCCTGAAAATCCTGCCGCCCGGCATCGGCGACGATCCGGCCTTCGCCGAGCGCTTCGCCCGCGAGGCCCGGGCGCTCGCCAGGCTCAACCATCCGAACATCGTCACGCTCTTCGAATACGGACGCGCCGAGGACGGATCGTATTTCTTCCTGATGGAGTTCGTCGATGGCTTGAACCTTCGGCAACTGTTGGCCGCGGAGCGCGTCTCGCCACGGGAGGCTCTCGCCATCGTGCCGCAGATCTGCGACGCGCTGCAGTTCGCGCACGACCACGGCATCGTCCATCGCGACATCAAGCCGGAAAACATCCTGCTCGATCGCGGGGGGCGCGTGAAGGTCGCGGACTTCGGGCTCGCGAAGCTGATCGGCTCCGTCGCCGAAGATCCGGGCGAGAGGATGACGACGAGCGGGGAACTGACCGGCGCCGGCAGGGTTCTCGGCACGCCGAGCTACATGGCCCCGGAGCAGACCGCGCAGCCAGACGCCGTGGACCATCGCGCGGATATCTACGCGCTCGGGGTCGTATTCTACCAGATGCTCACCGGCGAGCTGCCCGAGCGACAGATCGAGCCGCCGTCGCGCAAGGTCCGCATCGACGTGCGCCTCGACGAGGTGGTGTTACGAGCCCTCGAAAAAAATCCCGACCGCCGCTACTCGCAGGCGAGCGTGCTGAAGACGCAAGTGGAAGAAATTCGGGGGACGGCAGAGCTCGAGGACCATCCCCACACCGGGGGAGAGCCTCCCAAGCGCGGGATGCCGCTCGTGCTCGGCGCGTCCGTTCTACTCCTGCTGGGTCTTGTGGCCATGTTCCTCATGCGCAGTGGGCAGCCTTCCGAGAAAGCCCAGGAGCCACCGGTCGAAAACGTAATGAACCCCATCGCGGAGCCGGTCACGAGCCCCATTGAGGACCGCGCCACCTTGCAAAGACGCCTGTTAGATCTCGCGATTTCCACCGCGGAGCTGCGAGGACAATACCGGGAGGGACATCCGAAAGTGGTCGCCGCGGACACGAATCTCACGGCCTTTGAGAGGACGCACCCTGGCCTTCACGGTGAGGACTTCAACGCCCTGATCGAGACAACCCGCACAAATCTTCTCATCGAGGACAATCGACTCAGCTCGCGGTATCGGGCTTCCCATCCCCTGCGAGCCGCGGTTCGCAGGAAGCTCGACGCGCTCGCAGGACTGCTCGCCCTGGAGCAGAGTGACGTTTCCCCGGAAAGATCCGCTGCGGCAGACTGGTTGAAACTCATGGACGCCGCCGATTACGCGAAAGCGTGGCAGGAGGCGGCCCCGAGTTTTCGCGCCAGCATTTCGAAAAAGGATTGGATCGAGAAAGCGACCCAGGTTCGCTCTCCCCTTGGCCGGATCTCCGATCGGAAAATGACCTCGTTCGAGCGAACGACGAACATGCCGGGAATGCCCGACGGCGCCTATTTCATCGCGAAGTTTCAGACCACATTCGCCGAATTGCCCGGAGCTACGGAGACCGTGAAATTCGCGCTCGATCCGCCCGAGGGATGGAAGACCATCGCCTACTTCATTCTTCCGCCTGAAGGAGGCGATTTCCCGGCATCTCCGCCGAAAACCGCGGATGAACGCGCGGCCGTCGCCGCGGCGGAGGCCTGGCTTGCCGGCATCGACGCCGGAGAATATGCGGAGAGCTGGCCAGTCGCGTCCGCGGCGTTCCGGGCCACGATTACGCAGGCCAGCTGGACCGCCGCTCTCGTGGCCGCCCGCGCTCCGCTCGGCGCGCTGAAGAGCCGCACCGTGAAAACTGCCCGATCGCTCGAACGTCTGCCGGGGACGGCTGCCGGCCAGTTTGTCGTGATGCAATTCGCGACGAGCTTCGCAAACAAGCGGAACAGCGTCGAAACGGTCACGTTTGCGAAGGCTGAAAATGGCGTCTGGGAAGCCTCGGGCTATTTTATCAAATGAGCGCGTCATCCGGCTTTCATCGGGCGCCCTGGAGCCGCCCCCTGGTTGTCAGCTCTGTCCTCGCAACGGTCGTCTGCGTCGGGATCGGGGCAGGGCTTCCAATGTGGGTCGAAAATCCCGGCGTCTGGTGGGCGACCCCGCTGCTGCTCGCGCTCCCGCCGCTCTGCGCACTGTTCCTCGTGCGCGGTTATCGGATCACGCCGGATGCCATTCTCGTCCTGCGGCCAGGCTGGACGACGCGCCTGCCGCGAGCAGGGCTGCTCTTCGCGGAAGCTGCGCCGGACGCGATGCGGGGAAGCATCCGCCTCTGCGGTAACGGTGGATTCTTCGCCTTCACGGGACTTTTCTGGAACCGGACGCTCGGTCGTCATCGCGCGTTTGTCACCGATCCTGCGCGGACCGTGGTCCTGCGTTATGCGCCGCGCACGGTGGTCATATCACCGGCGGACCCCGCCGTTTTCGTCAGCGAATTGCGGCAATCTTCTCGCAAGGAAGAAGTCGGATTTTAGGCGGCGAGGAAGGTTGCCGCCGGGGTCCCGGAGTGTTACGTTCCCGCCCCGGTGGAACAAAAGCTGCTCCAAGGGGACGCGGACGTTTTACTTGCTCTTAACCATACGAAACTCAGCCAAACAGGATGTCGATGAACCAAGCCTTTCCGACCGGAACCCGCTCGCTCTATTCACCGGAACACGAACATGATGCCTGTGGCGTCGGCTTCGTGGCTCAGGTCAGCGGGAAACGTTCGAATCGCATTCTCAAGATCGGCCTGCGTTCGCTCTGCGCCCTGATGCACCGCGGCGCTCTCGACGCGGATGCGAAGACCGGCGACGGCGCCGGCGTGATGACGCAGATTCCCTACAAGATCTTCGCGCCAGAGGTCGCCCGGCTTGGCCACCAGCTCTTCCAGGAAAGCGATCTCGCCGTCGGCGTGATGTTCCTGCCGTTCGACCACGCTTACGCGCAGGCCCGGGCGAAGGCGATCACCGCCGAAGTCCTCGAAAAGCGGGGCCTCTTCCTCTTCGGCTGGCGCGAGGTGCCGATCAATCTCCGCGTGCTTGGCGAAAAGGCGCAGACGACGCTGCCGCGCATCGAGCAGGTCCTCATCGGCAAGCCCTGGGGCATGGCCGACGACGACTACGAGCGCCGGCTCTTCCTCGCCCGCAACGAGATCGAGGACATGGCCGCCGCGGATGGCATCAGGAATTTCTACATCCCGTCGTTCTCGCACCGGACGATCGTTTACAAGGGCCTGCTCGTCTCGGCCTCCCTCGAGAAGTTCTATCCCGACCTGACGAACCCGAATTACGAGACCGCGATCTGCGTCTATCACCAGCGCTACAGCACAAACACCTTCCCGACCTGGCCACTCGCCCAGCCGTCGCGCATGCTCGCTCACAACGGCGAAATCAACACCGTGCGCGGCAATCGCAACTGGACGAAGGCCCGCGAAGCCGAGTTGCAGGCGGATTTCTGGGGGTCCGATATCGACCTGCTGAAGCCGATCGTCCAGGCCGGCGGCTCGGATTCCGCCAGCCTCGACAACGTTCTCGAGGTCATGACGATGTCCGGTCGCAGCCCGTTGCATACGATGACGATGCTCGTTCCGCCGGCATGGCGCTCCGACAAGAAGATGTCTCCGGAGCTGCAGGCGTTCTTCGAATACCACCGCTGCATCTGCGAGCCGTGGGACGGTCCGGCCGCGCTCGTCTTTACAAACGGCCTCACCATCGGCTCGTGCCTCGACCGCAACGGTCTGCGCCCCGCGCGCTACAAGCTCACCAACGACGGCGTGTTCGTGCTCGGCTCCGAAGTCGGTCTTTCCGGCCTGCCGCCCGCGAGCGTCATTGAAAAGGGCCGCCTCGCTCCCGGCGAAATGATCGCGATCGACACCGTGGCCGGCAAACTGATGCGCGATCGCGAGATCAAGCAGGCCCTTGCCGAGCGCAAGCCCTACAAGGAGTGGGTCGAGAAATATCTTCTCAAGTTCCCGTTCGCAAAGGCGGAGGAAATCCTCCCGCCCGCCGCGGAGATCGACCTCTTTGGCCTCACCCAGCGCCAGATCGCCTTCGGCTACTCGAGCGAAGAGCTCGACATGATCATCAAGCCGATGCTGAAGACGGGCGCCGAGGCCGTGGGCTCCATGGGCGACGACACGCCGCTCGCCGTCCTCTCGCTCAAGCCGCGCCTGCTCTACACCTATTTCAAGCAGCTTTTCGCGCAGGTGACGAATCCACCGATCGATCCGATCCGCGAGAAACTCGTCATGTCGCTGCACACCGTCCTCGGCTGGCGGCGGAATCTCCTCAGCGAAACACCCGAGCACGCCGAGCAGGTCATGGTCGACTCGCCGATCCTGCTCGACTGCGAACTCGCGCGCCTCAAGGAACTGCCCGCCCCGCACAAGGCCGGCACGGTTTCCACGCTCTGGCCGGTCAGCGAAGGCACGGCCGGTCTCGAAGCGGCCATCGCCCGCATCAAGGCCGACGCCGAAGCGGTCGTCGATTCCGGCGCGCGCATCCTGATCCTCTCGGACCGTGGCGTCGATGCCGCCAACGCTCCGGTTCCGGCACTTCTCGCCATGGGCGCCGTGCATCACCATCTCACGAACGTCGGCAAGCGCATGCGGGCCAGCATCGTCGTCGAGTCCGGTGAAGCGCGCGACGTGCACCAGATCGCCTGCCTCGTGGGCTACGGCGCAAGCTGCGTGAATCCCTATCTCGCCTTCGAGACGATTCAGGAAGTCCTCGAGGATACCCTGGCTGCGACGACCACCGCGCTCGCGACCGCCAGGGCCGCCGATCCGGTCAATCCCGAGAAACTCGCCAAGGCCGAGGCCGCTTTTGCCGAGGCCCAGGCGACCACGTTCGCGGTGGCCTGCAAGAACTACCGCACGGCGCTCGAGAGCGGACTGCTCAAGATCATGTCCAAGATGGGCATCTCGGTCGTCAGCAGCTATCGCGGCGCGCAGATGTTCGAGGCGCTCGGCGTCGCCAGCAAGGTCGTCGCGGAATGCTTCACCGGCACCAGCTCGCAAATCGAAGGCGTGGGCTACGAGGAGATCGCCTCCGAGAGCCTCGCCCGCCACACGATGGCCTACGGCGGCGAAGTCCCGGTCGAGGCCGGCAAGCTGGACGATCCCGGTTACTACCGCTACCGCCGCGGTGGCGAGCTTCATGCCGTCACCCCGCCCGTGATGCAAAATTTCCACACCTACGTGGGCATCAAGGGCATGGACAAGGCCGGCAAGCTCGAAGACTACCAGAAATACGTGGAGGCCGTGAAGGCGACCCGCCCGACCGCGCTTCGCAACCTGCTGGAACTCGTTCCACTGCCCGACGGTCCGGTGCCGATCGAGGAAGTCGAGCCGGTCGAGGACATTCGTCGCCGCTTCACCACCGCCGGCATGTCGCTCGGCGCGCTCAGCCCGGAAGCTCACGAGACGCTCGCGATCGCCATGAACCGTATCGGCGGCAAGTCGAACAGCGGCGAGGGTGGCGAAGATCCCGTTCGCTTCAAGCGCCGCGAAGACGGTGATTGGGCGAACAGCGCCATCAAGCAGATCGCTTCGGGACGTTTCGGCGTCTCCGCCGCGTATCTCGCAAGCGCCAAGGAAATTGAGATCAAGATGGCCCAGGGCGCGAAGCCGGGCGAGGGCGGTCAGCTGCCCGGTCACAAGGTCAGCCCCTACATCGCGAAGCTCCGTCACTCCGTGCCGGGCGTCACCCTGATCTCGCCGCCGCCGCACCACGACATTTACTCCATCGAAGATCTCGCGCAGCTGATCTACGACCTCAAGCAGGTCAATCCGCGCGCCCGCGTCACGGTGAAACTCGTCTCGGAGGCCGGCGTCGGCACGATTGCGGCCGGCGTTGCCAAGGCGCATGCCGACATCATTCTTGTGAGCGGTCACGA is part of the Chthoniobacterales bacterium genome and harbors:
- a CDS encoding DUF4019 domain-containing protein → MSESSFCPQCGAALSTGGICATCAANFLQGEPTVAPGEPFVPPSVEELAARFPRLEILELIGRGGMGAVYRARQRELDRIVALKILPPGIGDDPAFAERFAREARALARLNHPNIVTLFEYGRAEDGSYFFLMEFVDGLNLRQLLAAERVSPREALAIVPQICDALQFAHDHGIVHRDIKPENILLDRGGRVKVADFGLAKLIGSVAEDPGERMTTSGELTGAGRVLGTPSYMAPEQTAQPDAVDHRADIYALGVVFYQMLTGELPERQIEPPSRKVRIDVRLDEVVLRALEKNPDRRYSQASVLKTQVEEIRGTAELEDHPHTGGEPPKRGMPLVLGASVLLLLGLVAMFLMRSGQPSEKAQEPPVENVMNPIAEPVTSPIEDRATLQRRLLDLAISTAELRGQYREGHPKVVAADTNLTAFERTHPGLHGEDFNALIETTRTNLLIEDNRLSSRYRASHPLRAAVRRKLDALAGLLALEQSDVSPERSAAADWLKLMDAADYAKAWQEAAPSFRASISKKDWIEKATQVRSPLGRISDRKMTSFERTTNMPGMPDGAYFIAKFQTTFAELPGATETVKFALDPPEGWKTIAYFILPPEGGDFPASPPKTADERAAVAAAEAWLAGIDAGEYAESWPVASAAFRATITQASWTAALVAARAPLGALKSRTVKTARSLERLPGTAAGQFVVMQFATSFANKRNSVETVTFAKAENGVWEASGYFIK
- a CDS encoding PH domain-containing protein, which produces MSASSGFHRAPWSRPLVVSSVLATVVCVGIGAGLPMWVENPGVWWATPLLLALPPLCALFLVRGYRITPDAILVLRPGWTTRLPRAGLLFAEAAPDAMRGSIRLCGNGGFFAFTGLFWNRTLGRHRAFVTDPARTVVLRYAPRTVVISPADPAVFVSELRQSSRKEEVGF
- a CDS encoding glutamate synthase-related protein, translated to MNQAFPTGTRSLYSPEHEHDACGVGFVAQVSGKRSNRILKIGLRSLCALMHRGALDADAKTGDGAGVMTQIPYKIFAPEVARLGHQLFQESDLAVGVMFLPFDHAYAQARAKAITAEVLEKRGLFLFGWREVPINLRVLGEKAQTTLPRIEQVLIGKPWGMADDDYERRLFLARNEIEDMAAADGIRNFYIPSFSHRTIVYKGLLVSASLEKFYPDLTNPNYETAICVYHQRYSTNTFPTWPLAQPSRMLAHNGEINTVRGNRNWTKAREAELQADFWGSDIDLLKPIVQAGGSDSASLDNVLEVMTMSGRSPLHTMTMLVPPAWRSDKKMSPELQAFFEYHRCICEPWDGPAALVFTNGLTIGSCLDRNGLRPARYKLTNDGVFVLGSEVGLSGLPPASVIEKGRLAPGEMIAIDTVAGKLMRDREIKQALAERKPYKEWVEKYLLKFPFAKAEEILPPAAEIDLFGLTQRQIAFGYSSEELDMIIKPMLKTGAEAVGSMGDDTPLAVLSLKPRLLYTYFKQLFAQVTNPPIDPIREKLVMSLHTVLGWRRNLLSETPEHAEQVMVDSPILLDCELARLKELPAPHKAGTVSTLWPVSEGTAGLEAAIARIKADAEAVVDSGARILILSDRGVDAANAPVPALLAMGAVHHHLTNVGKRMRASIVVESGEARDVHQIACLVGYGASCVNPYLAFETIQEVLEDTLAATTTALATARAADPVNPEKLAKAEAAFAEAQATTFAVACKNYRTALESGLLKIMSKMGISVVSSYRGAQMFEALGVASKVVAECFTGTSSQIEGVGYEEIASESLARHTMAYGGEVPVEAGKLDDPGYYRYRRGGELHAVTPPVMQNFHTYVGIKGMDKAGKLEDYQKYVEAVKATRPTALRNLLELVPLPDGPVPIEEVEPVEDIRRRFTTAGMSLGALSPEAHETLAIAMNRIGGKSNSGEGGEDPVRFKRREDGDWANSAIKQIASGRFGVSAAYLASAKEIEIKMAQGAKPGEGGQLPGHKVSPYIAKLRHSVPGVTLISPPPHHDIYSIEDLAQLIYDLKQVNPRARVTVKLVSEAGVGTIAAGVAKAHADIILVSGHDGGTGASPLSSIKNAGGPWELGVAETHQVLMLNGLRNRVTLRTDGGMKTGEDIAIATLLGAEEYNFGTAAMIAMGCVYVRQCHLNTCPVGVATLDDRLRGKFKGKPEHVVNFFNGVAAEMREIMASLGFRTVDEMIGHVECLRQKAIPEHPKANTLDLSKLLVDVSSDDPTAARHATRERNDGPEDQTLDEIILQDAKEAINDIKPISLDYKIKNTNRSVGTQVSGEIGYQYGAEGLPEGTVELKFEGSAGQSLGAFLSPGVRLILTGEANDYVGKVMSGGEIIIKPRPNSSFLAKDNSILGNTVMYGATGGRLFANGRAGERFCVRNSGGTAVVEGVGDHGCEYMTNGTIVILGPTGKNFGAGMTGGAAYVLDAAGEFPAKLNPQLVVADRLSADEDIATLKALVEKHAEVTESAQAKDLLADWNNAKALFWKVSPKIPDAPPAPRGEKADGPDNESKQTITENVTVSR